The Gracilimonas sediminicola sequence TGAAAAAGATGGTTCACGAAGAAACCGCTTGCAAACCGGCTTATTAATCTCAGGCATTATACTGATTGCTCTCAATCTGAGGCCGGCCCTGGCATCCGTCGGGCCTTTGATTGCTGAAATACGGGAGAGTACCGGCCTTTCCAACTCTTTGCTGGGCTTGCTTACGACTCTCCCGTTGATTGCATTTGGCTTGGTTTCGATGCTTACTACTTTATTTACACGGCGTTTTGGTATAGAAAAAACATTATTCGGGGCGTTAATTTTACTTACCATCGGGATTTTAGCCCGATTGATCCAGTCACCGGTGGCCTTATTCGGAGGCACCTTGATGTTAGGTATCGCCATTGCTTTGGGCAATGTGTTGTTGCCTTCTTTGGTTAAGCGCGATTTCCCGGATAAATCGGGCCCACTCACCAGCCTTTATTCCAGTATGATGGGAATCGGAGCCTCGCTTGCAGCGGGGCTCAGCGTTCCTATATCAAAGGGAATGGGACTTGGCTGGAGGTACACCCTGGCATTGTGGTCTCTTCCTGCTTTTATCGCATTATTAATTTGGATCCCTCAGTTGCGATACAATACTAATAGTAGTCGGCTAAGTAGCTTTCGAAAAGCCCTGAAAAAAATGGCCGGCTCAGCTACAGCATGGCAAGTGGCTGTATTCATGGGATTACAGTCTTTAGCCTTTTACGTGATTTTGGCCTGGTTGCCTGATATCCTGCAAAGCAGGGGGCTATCGGAATCCTATTCCGGATGGATGCTTTCATTGTCACAGGGGACCGGAGTGCTGGGTACACTACTTATCCCATACTTTGCAGGAAAAAAGTCCAATCAGCAAAGTATTGTATGGATGTTAATCCTCATGGAAGGTGTTTGTCTTGCAGCC is a genomic window containing:
- a CDS encoding CynX/NimT family MFS transporter, producing the protein MPPIEKDGSRRNRLQTGLLISGIILIALNLRPALASVGPLIAEIRESTGLSNSLLGLLTTLPLIAFGLVSMLTTLFTRRFGIEKTLFGALILLTIGILARLIQSPVALFGGTLMLGIAIALGNVLLPSLVKRDFPDKSGPLTSLYSSMMGIGASLAAGLSVPISKGMGLGWRYTLALWSLPAFIALLIWIPQLRYNTNSSRLSSFRKALKKMAGSATAWQVAVFMGLQSLAFYVILAWLPDILQSRGLSESYSGWMLSLSQGTGVLGTLLIPYFAGKKSNQQSIVWMLILMEGVCLAALMLTDTFGVAVWVSVLGFALGGSFGLALLFIVLRSHDTQEATELSGMAQSAGYILAAIGPILIGALYDLTGNWNVPLGFLLGVLVIKAGFGHFAGKPKKVEL